A genomic window from Peromyscus maniculatus bairdii isolate BWxNUB_F1_BW_parent chromosome 1, HU_Pman_BW_mat_3.1, whole genome shotgun sequence includes:
- the Znf565 gene encoding zinc finger protein 565 isoform X1: protein MIHHGPSVVTFRDVAVEFSEEEWKWMEPAQRDLYRDVTLENFSHLLSLGLVLSKPDVIFLLEQGKEPWLVTNYMTRPWHPDLESKYEIVPQTGLFEIESFKWEVMKSFQHRDLKDSHLTDDWECRDQFERQRARQECHFKQVEVTYESMPAFKHYTSVTLLHQSNRTVEKRIECSECGKAFSRGSHLVQHRKTHTGEKPFECKECGKAFGRASHLVQHQRIHTGEKPYDCPECGKAFGRTSDLILHQRLHTGVKPYECKECARTFRQQSQLILHQRTHTGEKPYVCKDCGKAFIRGSQLTVHWRIHTGVRPYQCKECGKAFRQHSQLTVHQRIHTGEKPYECKDCGKGFIHSSEVTRHQRIHSGEKPYECTECGKAFRQHAQLRRHQTVHTGDRPFGCKACGKAFSRSSYLIQHQRIHTGDKPYECKECGKAFIRVSQLTHHQRIHSYEKPYICRECGMAFIRSSQLTEHQRIHPGIKPYECRECGQAFIHGSQLIDHYRIHTD, encoded by the exons ATGATTCACCATGGCCCTTCAG TGGTGACATTCAGGGATGTGGCCGTGGAGTTCTCTGAGGAGGAGTGGAAGTGGATGGAACCTGCTCAGAGGGACTTGTACAGAGATGTGACTTTGGAGAACTTCAGTCACTTGCTCTCACTAG GACTTGTCCTTTCTAAGCCTGATGTCATCTTCTTATTGGAGCAAGGGAAAGAGCCATGGCTGGTTACAAATTATATGACAAGACCTTGGCACCCAG actTGGAGTCAAAGTATGAGATAGTTCCACAGACAGGACTTTTTGAAATAGAGTCGTTTAAATGGGAGGTGATGAAAAGCTTTCAGCACCGTGACCTTAAGGACTCCCATCTCACAGATGACTGGGAATGCAGAGACCAGTTTGAGAGACAGCGAGCGAGACAGGAGTGCCATTTCAAGCAAGTGGAAGTCACCTATGAAAGCATGCCTGCTTTCAAGCATTACACATCTGTCACCCTACTACACCAGAGCAACAGGACTGTTGAGAAACGGATTGAATGTAGTGAATGTGGGAAAGCATTTAGCCGTGGCTCACACCTTGTGCAACACCGGAAAACTCATACTGGAGAAAAGCCCTTTGAGTGTAAGGAGTGTGGGAAAGCTTTTGGTCGTGCCTCCCACCTTGTTCAGCATCAGCGAATCCATACCGGTGAGAAACCCTATGATTGTCCggagtgtgggaaagcctttggTCGTACTTCCGACCTTATTCTCCATCAGAGACTTCACACTGGTGtcaaaccctatgaatgcaaagAATGTGCAAGGACCTTTAGGCAGCAGTCACAGCTTATTCTGCACCAGAGAACTCATACAGGTGAAAAACCCTACGTgtgtaaagactgtgggaaggCTTTCATTCGTGGTTCCCAGCTTACTGTGCACTGGAGAATTCACACAGGAGTTAGACCCTATCAGTGTAAGGAATGTGGAAAGGCCTTCAGACAGCACTCACAGCTCACTGTACACCAAAGAATCCACACGGGGGAGAAGCCCTACGAATGTAAGGACTGTGGGAAGGGTTTTATCCATAGCTCAGAAGTTACTCGGCATCAAAGAATCCATTCTGGGgaaaaaccttatgaatgtaCGGAATGTGGGAAAGCGTTCAGACAGCATGCACAGCTCAGGCGACATCAGACCGTTCATACTGGTGACAGACCCTTTGGATGTAAGGCCTGTGGAAAGGCCTTTAGTCGTAGTTCATACCTCATTCAACATCAGAGGATTCACACGGGTGACAAGCCTTATGAATGTAAggagtgtgggaaagccttcattCGTGTTTCCCAGCTGACTCATCATCAGAGGATTCATTCATATGAGAAACCCTACATATGCAGGGAGTGTGGAATGGCTTTTATTCGAAGTTCACAACTTACTGAACATCAGAGGATTCATCCTGGTATCAAACCTTATGAATGTAGAGAATGTGGGCAGGCCTTTATCCATGGCTCACAGCTTATTGACCACTACCGAATTCATACTGACTAG
- the Znf565 gene encoding zinc finger protein 565 isoform X2 produces the protein MALQEVVTFRDVAVEFSEEEWKWMEPAQRDLYRDVTLENFSHLLSLGLVLSKPDVIFLLEQGKEPWLVTNYMTRPWHPDLESKYEIVPQTGLFEIESFKWEVMKSFQHRDLKDSHLTDDWECRDQFERQRARQECHFKQVEVTYESMPAFKHYTSVTLLHQSNRTVEKRIECSECGKAFSRGSHLVQHRKTHTGEKPFECKECGKAFGRASHLVQHQRIHTGEKPYDCPECGKAFGRTSDLILHQRLHTGVKPYECKECARTFRQQSQLILHQRTHTGEKPYVCKDCGKAFIRGSQLTVHWRIHTGVRPYQCKECGKAFRQHSQLTVHQRIHTGEKPYECKDCGKGFIHSSEVTRHQRIHSGEKPYECTECGKAFRQHAQLRRHQTVHTGDRPFGCKACGKAFSRSSYLIQHQRIHTGDKPYECKECGKAFIRVSQLTHHQRIHSYEKPYICRECGMAFIRSSQLTEHQRIHPGIKPYECRECGQAFIHGSQLIDHYRIHTD, from the exons ATGGCCCTTCAG GAAGTGGTGACATTCAGGGATGTGGCCGTGGAGTTCTCTGAGGAGGAGTGGAAGTGGATGGAACCTGCTCAGAGGGACTTGTACAGAGATGTGACTTTGGAGAACTTCAGTCACTTGCTCTCACTAG GACTTGTCCTTTCTAAGCCTGATGTCATCTTCTTATTGGAGCAAGGGAAAGAGCCATGGCTGGTTACAAATTATATGACAAGACCTTGGCACCCAG actTGGAGTCAAAGTATGAGATAGTTCCACAGACAGGACTTTTTGAAATAGAGTCGTTTAAATGGGAGGTGATGAAAAGCTTTCAGCACCGTGACCTTAAGGACTCCCATCTCACAGATGACTGGGAATGCAGAGACCAGTTTGAGAGACAGCGAGCGAGACAGGAGTGCCATTTCAAGCAAGTGGAAGTCACCTATGAAAGCATGCCTGCTTTCAAGCATTACACATCTGTCACCCTACTACACCAGAGCAACAGGACTGTTGAGAAACGGATTGAATGTAGTGAATGTGGGAAAGCATTTAGCCGTGGCTCACACCTTGTGCAACACCGGAAAACTCATACTGGAGAAAAGCCCTTTGAGTGTAAGGAGTGTGGGAAAGCTTTTGGTCGTGCCTCCCACCTTGTTCAGCATCAGCGAATCCATACCGGTGAGAAACCCTATGATTGTCCggagtgtgggaaagcctttggTCGTACTTCCGACCTTATTCTCCATCAGAGACTTCACACTGGTGtcaaaccctatgaatgcaaagAATGTGCAAGGACCTTTAGGCAGCAGTCACAGCTTATTCTGCACCAGAGAACTCATACAGGTGAAAAACCCTACGTgtgtaaagactgtgggaaggCTTTCATTCGTGGTTCCCAGCTTACTGTGCACTGGAGAATTCACACAGGAGTTAGACCCTATCAGTGTAAGGAATGTGGAAAGGCCTTCAGACAGCACTCACAGCTCACTGTACACCAAAGAATCCACACGGGGGAGAAGCCCTACGAATGTAAGGACTGTGGGAAGGGTTTTATCCATAGCTCAGAAGTTACTCGGCATCAAAGAATCCATTCTGGGgaaaaaccttatgaatgtaCGGAATGTGGGAAAGCGTTCAGACAGCATGCACAGCTCAGGCGACATCAGACCGTTCATACTGGTGACAGACCCTTTGGATGTAAGGCCTGTGGAAAGGCCTTTAGTCGTAGTTCATACCTCATTCAACATCAGAGGATTCACACGGGTGACAAGCCTTATGAATGTAAggagtgtgggaaagccttcattCGTGTTTCCCAGCTGACTCATCATCAGAGGATTCATTCATATGAGAAACCCTACATATGCAGGGAGTGTGGAATGGCTTTTATTCGAAGTTCACAACTTACTGAACATCAGAGGATTCATCCTGGTATCAAACCTTATGAATGTAGAGAATGTGGGCAGGCCTTTATCCATGGCTCACAGCTTATTGACCACTACCGAATTCATACTGACTAG